Below is a genomic region from Caulobacter rhizosphaerae.
GGCAGAGATCGGGTGGTCGGAGGATCAGATCGCGGACGTCTCTTCGGCCAGTTAGTCCCAAACCTTCCGCTCATCCCGGCGAACGCCGGGACCCAGATGGAATAGCTTTGAGGCTGACGCCAACGGCTCAGAGATTCTCCAGCCCATCACGTCGCCAAGGGATCTGGGTCCCGGCATTCGCCGGGATGAGCGGATTAAGGAAAGGCCGCAGCCCTTACCGCTTGCTCCTCGAACCGTCGCTGGCGTCCGACAGCACCCGCAGCATTTCCGACGAGAACATCGAACTGGTCATGCGCTGGGCCGACGAGCCGCCGCCCGAGGCGAAGCTGAAGCCGCTGTCGGCGTCCTGCGGGCCGCGCAGGATCAGGCTGACCAGTTCCTGCTGCTGCTGGATGCGCTCCAGCCGGCGACCGGTGGCGTACTGGACGAAGCCCTGGTCGGTGTCAGGCGTGTCGGGTCGGGACGCTGGCGCGGGGTCGGAAACCGCTCCGCCGCCCGCGGTCCGGGTCAGGTTGGCGTAGACCTCGCTGACGGTGGCCGGCCGCCCCTCGCGATAGAAGATCGAGCGGTTGGCGGCGGCGGCGTCGGGGAACAGGGCCGCGGCGCTGGCCCCGGGCGAATTGCCCACGGCCTCGATCAGCCGGGCCGAGCCCTGCGGCCCCAGGAAGTGGGCGGCGTAGAGTTCGCCGGCCGTGGGCGAGCGCCCCACCCGGCCGCGCAGATAGGAGGCGTGGTCGCTGGCCAGCTCGCCGGCCATCAGGGAGGCGGCGTGCGGGTCCAGCTTCAGGCCCAGCACCGTCTTGCGCGCCTCGTCGCCCGCGACGCGGTACCTGCCGTCCGAACCCTGCTGGATCAGGTCGGCGTAGCGGGCGTAGCCATACTTGGCGCCGTGCTTCTTCAAGGTCGACAGCCAGGTCTGGTCGACGAACTGGAACAGGC
It encodes:
- a CDS encoding transglycosylase SLT domain-containing protein produces the protein MANVTSIRSVVESAIQRASSATGVDFTFLMGTAKRESGYNPAAKARTSSASGLFQFVDQTWLSTLKKHGAKYGYARYADLIQQGSDGRYRVAGDEARKTVLGLKLDPHAASLMAGELASDHASYLRGRVGRSPTAGELYAAHFLGPQGSARLIEAVGNSPGASAAALFPDAAAANRSIFYREGRPATVSEVYANLTRTAGGGAVSDPAPASRPDTPDTDQGFVQYATGRRLERIQQQQELVSLILRGPQDADSGFSFASGGGSSAQRMTSSMFSSEMLRVLSDASDGSRSKR